AGGGATGGATCGAACGCGACTGCGTCGTTTGCCCATGGCACTCCTGGACGTTTCATACAAAGACCGGCGAAGCTGAGTTTCCTCCAAACGAACGGGTCGATGTATTTCCTCTCCGGATAGAAGGCGAAGACATCCTGATCGATATCGAATAGCTGCGTCTTTCGTTTTCTCCTACAAAGTCTTGTTATCCTTGCTTCAGCAATGGCTCATCAACCGATCGTCCTTACTATTCTTGACGGCTGGGGTTATCGGCCGGATACGCATGGAAACGCAATTGCGTTGGCTCGCAAACCCAACTACGACCGTCTTCTGGCCAGTTTCCCCAATACGCTCCTTCATGCCAGCGACCACTTTGTCGGCCTTCCCGACGGGCAGATGGGCAATTCCGAAGTAGGCCATCTGAACCTTGGTGCAGGTCGTGTCGTACGGATGGATATCACACGGATCGATGCTGCAATTGCCGATGGAAGTTTCTTCGTCGACCCCACGCTTGTAGCCGCAGTGACTTTGGCTGCGCAGGAGAATCGTGCGCTACATCTGCTTGGGCTCGTATCGGACGGTGGTGTCCATTCGCATCAGCAGCATCTCTATGCTCTTTTACGTCTCGCAGCTCGGCACAGGCTGACGCGTGTCTTCGTCCATGCCTTTATGGACGGGCGCGATACCATGCCGACCAGCGGTCTGGGGTATCTCGAAGCCCTTGAGCAGCAGATTCGTGAGATCGGTGTTGGCCAGATCGCTTCCGTTTCAGGCCGCTACTATGCTATGGATCGCGATCTGCGTTGGGAGAAGGAGCGCCAGGCCTTCGATGCCATGGTTACCGGGCATCCGCAAGGAGGGACATATACAGATCCTCTGGCTCGTGTTCGAGAACTCTACAACAACGAGATCACCGACGAATTTATTCCGCCTTTTACTGTCATCGATCAGCACGGCTCTCCTCTTGGGCTGATTCGTTCCAACGATGTCTGTATCTGTTTTAACTATCGCGCTGATCGCGTCCGTCAAATCACCCGTGTTTTGGCACGCAATATTTCTGGCGGACTCACCGCGAACAACGCACACGATCTGCCTAAGGCGGCAGAACTGGACCTCGAGATTCCGCGCGCAGAAGCCCCCTCCGATATCCATTATGTTGCGATGACGCGGTACGACAAGAACTTTATGGTTCCCGTCGTTGTTCCGCCAGAGTCGATGGATAATCTTCTTGCCAATGTGATGGCCGATGCCAACCTGCGCAATTTGCGTGTGGCTGAGACAGAGAAGTATGCTCACGTCACCTACTTCTTCAACGGAGGAATCGAAAAGCCATTTCCTGGCGAAGATCGCGTTCTGATTCCATCTCAAAAGGTGGCGACCTACGATCTTGCTCCGGAGATGTCTGCTGCCGGAATCGCGGACGCCGTGATCAAGGCGGTCAGCGATACAGCATTCGACGTGATCATTGTTAACTTTGCCAACGCGGATATGGTCGGCCACTCTGGAAAGCTGGAGCCCACAGTACGTGCGGTGGAGACGGTCGATGCTCAGTTGGGACGAATCTATCAGGCCATCAAACAGCATGGCGGGGCTCTTCTGGTAACAGCCGATCACGGAAACGCTGAGCTTCTCATTGACCCTATAACCGGAGGCCCGCATACGGCCCATACCACCAATCCGGTACCGTTCATTCTCGTGACGGATGAGCGTGATACGAGTCACCACTCGATCCTTCGTCCTGGAGGAAGTCTGCGCGATATCTCGCCGACAGTCCTTAAGCTGCTCGGTGTGCACAAGCCCCAGGAGATGACCGGCGAAGGATTGCAAGGATAAAAACGCCATTCTGAGGATGGAGTCTTCAGATGCAGGATGAAGACTCCTTTATTTCTATCTCTTTTGTGTTTAGCCCAAAATACTGACCGCGCCCTGTGGTGTTTTGGTAAATCCGTGGATCGTTCGTCCTGTCTCATCGAAGTGCAATAACGTCAGTTTGTCAGGCGCGATCTGAAGATGACTGAAGCCATACACCTTGGCGGCATAAGGGCCGCGCTGGGCTTCGTCGATCTTCAAGGTATAAAGGTCAGCTCCGCCGCCGCCAGACAGGACAAACGAGGTTGGATGACCGTCAAACTCCAGATGCTGCATGTCGTGGTCATGTCCTGCTAGATAAAGATGGACTTTGTGTTCGCGGAGCAACGGCTCCCAGTCGGCAATCAGGACAGGATGATCTCCATGCGGTCCATTGGAGTAGACAGGGTGATGCGCCATCACAATGAGGTAAGGAGCGGTGCGCGGCTTTTCCAGCTCTGCCTTAAGCCAGCGAAGCTGTTCGGCCTGTTCTTCGGGAGTCAGCGTAAAATTCTTGCCTTTGACGGAGTGCGGCATATTACTGTCGAGTGCGATCACTTTTACCAGTGGCTTCACGGCAGGGAACTCGAAGCTATACCAGCGAGAAGGCATCGTCCAACGGGTCCCGCCTTTCTTCGCATAGGCAAGCTCGGCATCTACCTTGCTCTCGGGCATGCGCTGATAGTCGTGGTTGCCAAGAACAGCATATGCCGTACAGTCGAACGCCGAGCGCGGATACATCTCCTCAAACTGTGTCTTCCAGCGTGGCGAATCTACTCCCCCGACAAGATCCCCATACCAGTTATCACCGAGCATCAACAAAGCATCGGGCTTCAACCGTTGTTGGTGAACGTAATTCTGCATCGCATCCGCCACCCGCTTCTGAGCAGTGAAGTTCTCGTATCCCCAGTCGCCCACCATGAGCCATTGCAGCCCTTTCGCATTCTTCTCCTGCAGTTTGGCAAGTGCAGGCAGGGAACCAAGGCCAAGACCAGCTACTGCGCTGAAGGCAAAGCTCTGACGAAGAAATCCACGACGGCTAAGATGTTCGCTCATAGAGCGCTTTATAACATGCTCGGATGAACTTTTGTTGAATCTCTAGAGCTCACGCCGGCCTTCAAGTGCGCGCGACATCGTGATCTCGTCGGCGTACTCGATATCGCTCCCTGCGGGAACCCCCGTTGCAATCCGCGTGGTCTTTACATGAGGGGCTACGTGGCGAATCTCATCGGCAAGATAGCGTGCCGTTGCCTCACCTTCGGTTGTCGGTGAAGTTGCAAGAATTACCTCCTCGACCTCCGGTAGTCGCGTCATTAGATTGGCAATCCGTAGCTGCTCCGGCCCGACTCCTCCAATGGGGGAGAGTGTTCCATGCAGCACGTGATAGACACCGGCAAAGCTACGGGTCTTTTCAATCGTGGCAATATTGGTTGGCTCTTCGACCACGCAAATCAGGCGATGGTCACGAACTGCATTACTGCAATAGCTGCACGGATCGATGTCGGTGATGTTGTTACATACCGAGCATAGTCGAAGGCTTGCCTTCACCTCGCGAATCGCGCCGACGAGCTTCTCCGCATCTTCCGCAGAAGAGCGCAGCACATGAAACGCCAACCGTTGTGCGCTTTTTGTCCCGATACCAGGCAGCTTGCGCAGCTCATCGATAAGACGCGTCATCGGCTCTGCGAATCGTGCCACTAGCTCAACCCCGGCAGGTTAAGGCCACCCATCATGCCGGCAACGCTGGTTTTGATTGTCTCGTCAGCGCGTCGGCCTGCCTCGTTGATTGCAGCCACAATCAGGTCTTCCAGCAGCTCCAAATCGCTTCCTTCACTGCCAACCGCAGTGGGTTCGATCTTCAGCCGCAAAACCTCTTTCTTTCCGTTCATCCGAACCGTAACCATGCCGCCTCCAGTAGAGGCTTCCACGATCGTTTCGGTTAGCTTGCGCTCCATCTGCTCCTGCATTTGGCGCGCCTGCCCCATCATCTCTTTCATTTTTGCGAGATCAGAAAAATCCATACTCAAATCCTTCGAAAAGCTAATCGTTGTCGCGCAGGTCGATCACATTACGAATTTCAGCATTGAACAAACGCTGCGCCTGTTGCACCACAGGATGCTCCATTGCCTTGGCCTGGACGCTTCCACTCTTTACAGGTTTTGGCTTTTTAGCGGCTGAGGTATTTGCTGTTCCGGGTAGCAGAACCAGCTTAAGATGGCCCGCGCCCGCGCCTCGCAAGGCTGCCCGGACGATGCGGTCGGCGTCGGTGTTGATCACCATCGGCAGCATCGTCTTCGAAAGCTCAGTCTGTACACGAAGCTCGTCGCCGGCAATCATCCATTCCGCGTCGCCAAGCGCATCCGCCGCGGAACCCTGGCTCTTGGCTCCAGAGAGCGCCTCAATCGAACATCTCTGCAAATCCTCCGCAGAACCGGAAGATTGAGTTTGCGAATTTACCTTTGCCGATGGTGCGCCCTCTGGTTCCAGCGCTGCTGCGGGAGAGGGCTTCTTGGAGAGAAGATCCGCTGCGACTTCAACTGCCGTAATTTCCGCGATGGGATCGGCCTCCATAATGGAAACCGCAGGCGCGGGAGCAGGTGGCAGATGAGGCTGTAGCAGAGTCTCCGTTGGAGCGATCGCCCGAGGAGGCGTGGAGATTGGCTCGCTGGTAGTCTTTTTGCTATTGTCCGCCGCAAATGGCGAAAACGCTGGCTTCGAAGGGGCCGTAGCTACCGGTGTGGAGACTGGCTGCGGCGTCGGTCTTGTAGCAGGTGGAGTTGGTTGACGAAGTCGCTCTGCGCCTCCTCCCGAGCCCGGGCCTCCCGATGTTGGAAATTTGCTTAGCAACTCCTCAACCGGCAGCAAGCGTTGTAGATGGACCAGCTTCATCAGTCCCAGCTCGAAGTGGAATCTTTGCTCCTGCCGGTATCCCAATTCGTCGAACGTGCGCAGCATCACCTGCAAAAAACGTGTCAGTTCCTCTTCTGAGAAGAGCGCTGCCGACCGCGCCGCGCGCCGCTGCTCATCGGAAGAGATCTGCAATAGCTCAGTCGAGCCATTGTCCGGTTCAAGCCCGGCAATTTTTGCAATCAGGCAATTCCGCAGGTAGCGCACAAATTGCCGAGCCAACTGCGCTGGGCTGTTGCCGGCGTCCAGCAGTTCATTGGCGACGGTAATGACCTCGGCGCTGCGATTACCGTTTACCCCCTCCAGAACGCGTTCAAACACCGCGTTCGGCACTGTCCCCATCAGATCGCGAATCTGCAGAACATCCAGCCTCGGCCGTCCATCTTCAAGCGGAGCGCTGGCAATCGCCTGGTCCATGATCGAAAGCGCATCGCGCATGGAACCATCGCCTGCTTCAGCCAGCAGAGCTAAAGCCGCTTCATCGGCTACTACACCTTCTTTTTCTGCAATGCCGCGAAGCTGTGCCAGAATATCGACCAGTTTTACCGCATGAAAGCTGAAGTGCTGACACCTCGAACGAACTGTCTGAGGAATGTCCTCCGGCTGCGTAGTAGCCATCATGAAGACGATGTGATCCGGTGGCTCCTCCAAAGTCTTCAATAGGGCATTGAAGGCGGCATCCGTAATCTGGTGCGCCTCGTCGAGGATGTAGATTTTGTAGCGGTCGCGTGCCGGGCGATACCTTGCCGCGTCCCGCAGTTCGCGAATCTCATCGATACCGCGGTTCGTGGCCGCGTCGATCTCAATTACATCTACCGCATTTCCTGCGCGGATCTCCACGCAGGACTCGCATACCTCACACGGTTCTGCCGTAGGACGTTCCGGGCTGCCGATCGCATTCCGGCAATTCAGGGCCATCGCCAGAATGCGGGCAATAGTGGTCTTTCCGATTCCTCGGTGTCCGCTGAAGATATACCCGTGCGCAATCCGGCCCTGGGTGAGGGCGTTCATCAGTGTCACGGTTACGTGGTCCTGCCCCGCGACATCGGCAAAACGCTGCGGACGGTACTTTCTCGCTAAAACCTGATAGGCCATAATTCAGAGGCGACACAAAGCCGCATCTCGTTATTGTAGCGTTCCATTCTCCGGCTTAGGAGCGAGCCGCTCCAGCCTTCCGCCGAGCCTTTCTGGTGCGCCGTTTCACCTCATCCTCGCTGAACATCGTTCCACGGCACTTTCCTGCCCCACAATAGCAGTCGGCATCATCATCGTCGCTGTCGTGCAGGTTGTACTCGTAGGTCAGCTCTTCGCCGGGTTCGATATTGCGGGTGGCGACAATCCAGATTTCATCGCCAATCTGCTCGGTCTCGCAGTTCGGATCGCACGAATGATTGACAAACATCGCCGTCCCGAAACCATCGATCACATCCCCATTGCCCGTGCTGAACAAATAGGTGATGAATCGGTCTTTATACCTCTCATCGGCTTCGTCTTTCGTAAAACGAGGGCCGTCATATTGAACAACACGGGTTCCTTTGCGGATTCGTCGCGCCGTATAGCAGCCGGCGGCATGGATGGACGAAGAGCGAATCATCAAACCGGGGATCATCGAAAACTCATTGAAAAATGGATAGGATCGGGCCAAAAAGTATTCTCTTTGCCCGCTTGTGCTGACTATAACAAACTCTCGCCCTTCAGCGTCAAAGTCACTAAGGATAAGTCGTATTGGGTAGCATAAAGAGGATGAGCCGTACTTCCAACTCTCTTTCGCTCATGGCCATCCTGATGATGGCTGGGCTGGCGTACGCGCAAACAAGCACCCCTCCACCCTGTCAGCCGGATGCGTCCACAGCAAAGCAGGGAAGCAGTAAGTCATCTGATAAGAGCGGCCATACGAAAGATCAGAGCTCCCCCTGTACTCCTGACTCTGACAAGGAGCCATCTGTTGGAGAGCGCTTCCCGTTCCCTGGCGAATCTACCCCGCAGAAACCTACGACGCAGCCCAACTCACCCGACGCTCCCGCACCAAGCGGCAAACAGCCCTCCGCCGCTGACAAATTCCCTTTTCCCAGTTCGGCTCCGCCTATGCCCGGCTCAGAGCCCAACAGCAGTTCCAGTTCATCGAGCAGTTCATCTTCCAGTGCCGACGATCCCAACGCTCCTTCACCCGATGCAGACAAGCCTCCTTTGGACGACAAAGGAGACAATCCGAAGGCTGCTGTGCGCCGACGTCTGCCGAAGGTGGAAAAACTCCAGAGCGACGAAGAACGCGCCGCAGAGGACCTGAAGGTTTCTAAATTTTACGAAAACGCAGGCAATCTGAACGCCGCTTATCTTCGCGCGCAAGATGCGGTGAAGTATCAACCTGACGATCCTTACACCCATTTTGCATTGGCGCATGTCGCGGAAAAGCTCAACAAACGTGATCAGGCTATCGCGGAGTACAACGAGTATCTAAAACTTGACCCCGACGGTTTGAAGATCAAACAGGCTCGCAAGGCGCTCGAGCAATTACAGCCCAAGTAATCTACTTCAGATAATCAAACAGATTGGTCTGTTGCAGGACGGTCACCACGCTCAGGAGTGCCTGATACTGTGTCTGATTCGCCTTTAGATCCGTCGCGATCTTCGCCGGATCGGATGCAACCAGCGCACTCTGCTGTACCTTGATCTGCGCCTCCTGAGTCTGTGCATAGGTACTCGTCGACTGGACTGTGTTCAGCGAGTTATTCAAAAAGCTCCGTTGGGTCGAAACATTGGCGAGTGCATCCGTCAAAGCAGAACTGTCCGCTGAAATGTTTGCTGTTGGAGCGCCGCTTGTCAGGTCTGCGATCAGCTGATTCATCACTGCCAGAATCCCTGTGCTCCCCGATCCGAAGACTGTTGTTCCCGGCAGGCTAATTTGAATCTGTTGCCCCCCGGGCGTAACGATCGTCTGTACCTTGCCATCGCCAGAGTAGTTCACTGCCGCGGGAGTCGTTGTCGCGTCCATACTAAAGGGCGTTGTCTTTCCCTGGCTTCCAGCGAAGAGGTAGGTTCCCTGATAGCTGCTGTTCGCCAACGAGAGAACATTATCGCGAATCGAGGTGACCTGCTGTGCGATCGCCTGAAGATTCGAACCGTTCAGTGTCCCATTCGCAGCTCCAATCGCCAGTGTGATCGCCGAAGTTACCTTTGAGACTACCTCGCCCAGTGCTGAATCCATCGCCTGCATTCGTGACGCGACACCCGATGCCGTCTGAACATAGGTATCGATCCGGCTGATGTGACTGCCGAGTTGCAAGCTCTGCGTGACCGCTGTCGGATCATCGGCCAGCGATCCGACGCGCAGTCCGCTGGAAAGTTGTGCCGCAAGATTGTTCGAGTTGCCCATGGCTGTATTCAGTGCCTGCACAACTGTGTTGTAGTACGTCGGATCTGCTCTCATAGCGGTTGCCCCAGTTCCTTCTTTGATCTTGATTCGGGTTTTTGTTTAAGAGCACGGCTGAAGCCGTGCCGCAAAACCCTGCCTATGAGAACGCCGTCGTCACCCCAAGATTCAGCGCGCTGGTCATCAACTGGTCTGTAATTGAAAAGACCTTGGCAGCCGCCTGGTAAGCCCGCTGATACTTCGTCAGGTTGGCCGCTTCCTCATCCAGCGATACTCCCGACAAGGCATTGCGCTGGCTGGTCAGCTGAGAGAGCATCGCCTGTTGCGCCGTGTTACTGGTGGCTGCTGCCGAAGCCGCATTTCCAATCTGTCCTAACAGATCAGCTAGAAATCCCGAAGGACTCTCTCCTGAAAAGCTCGCTCCCGTGGCCAGTCCGGCCAGCAGCAGAGCGTTTCCGCTCCCCGTGACTCCTTCGCTAACAGCGGCTGCGGCGATTGCCTTGGGATCGTTTGTTGCCATCGCCAGAAGGCCTGCGGCTCCGTTCGCTCCGGAGAGAACCTGGAAGATCGCTTGGCCGGGATTGCCATCGGCATCCAGCCCTTGCGTATTGATCTGATTCACCTGTGCGCCGATCTGATAGGCCAGCGTATCGAGAGCACTCTGGTACTGCGGAATCAGTTGGTCTCGGGCCTGTAATACTCCTCCCAGCGCTCCTCCTGTCAGGCTGGTCGTCACATCCGCTGAGGGAACGCCGGCCATCACATGCGTGGTTCCGGATACCAGCGTCGTGCTCATCTTATAGGCTTGGCCGCCACTGACCAGCACCGCGCCATTTGTAGTGGTCAGGGTGATCTGATTGTTCTCGTTCTTGATCTGATTCAGGCCAACGTACTGCGAGAGCTGGGCAATTGCCTGCTGCCGCTGATCTTCAAGAGCCCCGGCATCACCGTTCGGACTCATGGTTGTAATCTTCTGATTCAGAGAGGCGATAGTGGTCAGCAGGCCATTGATACTGTTCACATTCCCCGAGACCTGCTGGTCCAGGCTCGAAGAGACACCCGCCATCTGGCTTGCCGCTGAATTGAA
This portion of the Edaphobacter sp. 4G125 genome encodes:
- the gpmI gene encoding 2,3-bisphosphoglycerate-independent phosphoglycerate mutase produces the protein MAHQPIVLTILDGWGYRPDTHGNAIALARKPNYDRLLASFPNTLLHASDHFVGLPDGQMGNSEVGHLNLGAGRVVRMDITRIDAAIADGSFFVDPTLVAAVTLAAQENRALHLLGLVSDGGVHSHQQHLYALLRLAARHRLTRVFVHAFMDGRDTMPTSGLGYLEALEQQIREIGVGQIASVSGRYYAMDRDLRWEKERQAFDAMVTGHPQGGTYTDPLARVRELYNNEITDEFIPPFTVIDQHGSPLGLIRSNDVCICFNYRADRVRQITRVLARNISGGLTANNAHDLPKAAELDLEIPRAEAPSDIHYVAMTRYDKNFMVPVVVPPESMDNLLANVMADANLRNLRVAETEKYAHVTYFFNGGIEKPFPGEDRVLIPSQKVATYDLAPEMSAAGIADAVIKAVSDTAFDVIIVNFANADMVGHSGKLEPTVRAVETVDAQLGRIYQAIKQHGGALLVTADHGNAELLIDPITGGPHTAHTTNPVPFILVTDERDTSHHSILRPGGSLRDISPTVLKLLGVHKPQEMTGEGLQG
- a CDS encoding metallophosphoesterase yields the protein MSEHLSRRGFLRQSFAFSAVAGLGLGSLPALAKLQEKNAKGLQWLMVGDWGYENFTAQKRVADAMQNYVHQQRLKPDALLMLGDNWYGDLVGGVDSPRWKTQFEEMYPRSAFDCTAYAVLGNHDYQRMPESKVDAELAYAKKGGTRWTMPSRWYSFEFPAVKPLVKVIALDSNMPHSVKGKNFTLTPEEQAEQLRWLKAELEKPRTAPYLIVMAHHPVYSNGPHGDHPVLIADWEPLLREHKVHLYLAGHDHDMQHLEFDGHPTSFVLSGGGGADLYTLKIDEAQRGPYAAKVYGFSHLQIAPDKLTLLHFDETGRTIHGFTKTPQGAVSILG
- the recR gene encoding recombination mediator RecR, producing the protein MARFAEPMTRLIDELRKLPGIGTKSAQRLAFHVLRSSAEDAEKLVGAIREVKASLRLCSVCNNITDIDPCSYCSNAVRDHRLICVVEEPTNIATIEKTRSFAGVYHVLHGTLSPIGGVGPEQLRIANLMTRLPEVEEVILATSPTTEGEATARYLADEIRHVAPHVKTTRIATGVPAGSDIEYADEITMSRALEGRREL
- a CDS encoding YbaB/EbfC family nucleoid-associated protein, whose amino-acid sequence is MDFSDLAKMKEMMGQARQMQEQMERKLTETIVEASTGGGMVTVRMNGKKEVLRLKIEPTAVGSEGSDLELLEDLIVAAINEAGRRADETIKTSVAGMMGGLNLPGLS
- the dnaX gene encoding DNA polymerase III subunit gamma/tau, translating into MAYQVLARKYRPQRFADVAGQDHVTVTLMNALTQGRIAHGYIFSGHRGIGKTTIARILAMALNCRNAIGSPERPTAEPCEVCESCVEIRAGNAVDVIEIDAATNRGIDEIRELRDAARYRPARDRYKIYILDEAHQITDAAFNALLKTLEEPPDHIVFMMATTQPEDIPQTVRSRCQHFSFHAVKLVDILAQLRGIAEKEGVVADEAALALLAEAGDGSMRDALSIMDQAIASAPLEDGRPRLDVLQIRDLMGTVPNAVFERVLEGVNGNRSAEVITVANELLDAGNSPAQLARQFVRYLRNCLIAKIAGLEPDNGSTELLQISSDEQRRAARSAALFSEEELTRFLQVMLRTFDELGYRQEQRFHFELGLMKLVHLQRLLPVEELLSKFPTSGGPGSGGGAERLRQPTPPATRPTPQPVSTPVATAPSKPAFSPFAADNSKKTTSEPISTPPRAIAPTETLLQPHLPPAPAPAVSIMEADPIAEITAVEVAADLLSKKPSPAAALEPEGAPSAKVNSQTQSSGSAEDLQRCSIEALSGAKSQGSAADALGDAEWMIAGDELRVQTELSKTMLPMVINTDADRIVRAALRGAGAGHLKLVLLPGTANTSAAKKPKPVKSGSVQAKAMEHPVVQQAQRLFNAEIRNVIDLRDND
- a CDS encoding SET domain-containing protein — translated: MARSYPFFNEFSMIPGLMIRSSSIHAAGCYTARRIRKGTRVVQYDGPRFTKDEADERYKDRFITYLFSTGNGDVIDGFGTAMFVNHSCDPNCETEQIGDEIWIVATRNIEPGEELTYEYNLHDSDDDDADCYCGAGKCRGTMFSEDEVKRRTRKARRKAGAARS
- a CDS encoding tetratricopeptide repeat protein — translated: MSRTSNSLSLMAILMMAGLAYAQTSTPPPCQPDASTAKQGSSKSSDKSGHTKDQSSPCTPDSDKEPSVGERFPFPGESTPQKPTTQPNSPDAPAPSGKQPSAADKFPFPSSAPPMPGSEPNSSSSSSSSSSSSADDPNAPSPDADKPPLDDKGDNPKAAVRRRLPKVEKLQSDEERAAEDLKVSKFYENAGNLNAAYLRAQDAVKYQPDDPYTHFALAHVAEKLNKRDQAIAEYNEYLKLDPDGLKIKQARKALEQLQPK
- the flgL gene encoding flagellar hook-associated protein FlgL, which encodes MRADPTYYNTVVQALNTAMGNSNNLAAQLSSGLRVGSLADDPTAVTQSLQLGSHISRIDTYVQTASGVASRMQAMDSALGEVVSKVTSAITLAIGAANGTLNGSNLQAIAQQVTSIRDNVLSLANSSYQGTYLFAGSQGKTTPFSMDATTTPAAVNYSGDGKVQTIVTPGGQQIQISLPGTTVFGSGSTGILAVMNQLIADLTSGAPTANISADSSALTDALANVSTQRSFLNNSLNTVQSTSTYAQTQEAQIKVQQSALVASDPAKIATDLKANQTQYQALLSVVTVLQQTNLFDYLK
- the flgK gene encoding flagellar hook-associated protein FlgK; the protein is MGTLTSLMGLAQQALMANQAALNVISNNVANQNTPGYTRQVVNLQQNDSVTIGNRNVGGGVSAGQAVSQRDRILEQRVQQQTQVQAQSQALQNALNQVQNIFGLSSTTTSASSTQLGSALDSFFNAVSSLTANPADIPTRQKVLSAATNLVSAFNSAASQMAGVSSSLDQQVSGNVNSINGLLTTIASLNQKITTMSPNGDAGALEDQRQQAIAQLSQYVGLNQIKNENNQITLTTTNGAVLVSGGQAYKMSTTLVSGTTHVMAGVPSADVTTSLTGGALGGVLQARDQLIPQYQSALDTLAYQIGAQVNQINTQGLDADGNPGQAIFQVLSGANGAAGLLAMATNDPKAIAAAAVSEGVTGSGNALLLAGLATGASFSGESPSGFLADLLGQIGNAASAAATSNTAQQAMLSQLTSQRNALSGVSLDEEAANLTKYQRAYQAAAKVFSITDQLMTSALNLGVTTAFS